The following proteins are co-located in the Tardibacter chloracetimidivorans genome:
- a CDS encoding cell division protein ZapA, which translates to MGQISLRVGERSHMMSCRDGEEEHLLRLAAMIDRKCNEATTALGVMPEPRLLLTAALLIADELAELKNGVAAPAPDEDGETRRLERIAGRIEAICAALEERTANA; encoded by the coding sequence ATGGGCCAGATATCTCTCAGGGTCGGCGAGCGCAGCCATATGATGTCTTGCCGCGACGGCGAGGAGGAGCACCTGCTTCGGCTTGCCGCGATGATCGACCGCAAATGCAACGAGGCGACGACCGCGCTCGGCGTGATGCCGGAACCCAGGCTGCTGCTGACGGCGGCGCTCCTTATCGCCGACGAACTGGCCGAACTGAAAAACGGCGTTGCGGCCCCCGCGCCCGACGAGGATGGGGAGACCCGGCGGCTGGAACGCATTGCGGGCCGCATCGAGGCGATCTGCGCGGCTCTTGAGGAACGCACGGCAAATGCCTAG
- a CDS encoding 5-formyltetrahydrofolate cyclo-ligase, with protein MTSPTSKEILRQSLRQARDSYARALDPAERAGLEAAAIGRLRAVLGPGVWASYLAMGSEISPARVADNAPPDQPIAFPWFESREARMLFRLGGGVFSSGPFGIRQPPGTAPEMRPDWIIVPLVGVDPAGNRIGQGAGHYDRALQSLREDGRVTTIGLAWDVQLVDSIAADPWDQPLDLIITPSRTIRTRP; from the coding sequence ATGACATCCCCGACGTCCAAGGAAATTCTGCGCCAGTCCCTTCGCCAGGCGCGCGACTCCTATGCCCGCGCCCTTGACCCGGCGGAGCGCGCGGGGCTGGAGGCTGCCGCCATCGGCCGGCTGCGCGCGGTGCTCGGACCCGGCGTCTGGGCCAGCTATCTCGCGATGGGGAGCGAGATCAGTCCGGCCCGCGTCGCCGACAATGCCCCGCCGGACCAGCCGATCGCCTTTCCCTGGTTTGAAAGCCGCGAAGCGCGGATGCTCTTCCGGTTGGGCGGCGGCGTCTTTTCGTCCGGCCCTTTCGGTATCCGCCAGCCACCCGGAACAGCGCCTGAAATGCGGCCGGACTGGATCATCGTTCCGCTTGTCGGCGTGGACCCCGCCGGCAACCGCATCGGCCAGGGCGCGGGGCATTATGACCGTGCGCTCCAGTCGCTCCGCGAGGACGGTCGCGTCACGACGATCGGGCTTGCATGGGACGTCCAGTTGGTCGACAGCATTGCCGCCGATCCCTGGGATCAGCCGCTCGACCTCATCATCACGCCAAGCAGGACGATCAGGACCCGCCCATGA
- a CDS encoding DUF2842 domain-containing protein, which translates to MTPTLRKPFGVIAIVIGICIYAALVASAAPWIERLHVLAQTPVYLVLGIIWILPLKPLLRWMETGSWKTPR; encoded by the coding sequence ATGACCCCTACCCTGCGCAAGCCCTTCGGCGTCATCGCGATCGTCATCGGCATCTGCATCTATGCGGCGCTTGTCGCCAGCGCTGCGCCGTGGATCGAAAGGCTGCATGTACTTGCGCAGACGCCGGTTTATCTGGTTCTAGGGATCATCTGGATATTGCCGCTGAAGCCGCTGCTGCGGTGGATGGAAACAGGAAGTTGGAAAACGCCGCGATGA
- a CDS encoding chorismate mutase, with amino-acid sequence MTNLLMPPEKCQSMAEIRAAIDALDHDIVTLLSERMRYIDAAARVKQERDTVRDEQRKAEVIAHAVEAAGQMGLPTDLASALYEQIVEYSIAHELKVFDARQPRG; translated from the coding sequence ATGACGAACCTTCTGATGCCGCCCGAGAAATGCCAGTCGATGGCCGAGATTCGCGCCGCGATAGATGCGCTGGATCATGACATTGTGACGCTGCTTTCAGAGCGGATGCGCTACATAGACGCGGCTGCCCGGGTGAAGCAGGAGCGCGACACCGTGCGGGACGAGCAGCGCAAGGCCGAAGTCATTGCCCATGCCGTGGAAGCCGCGGGGCAAATGGGCCTTCCCACCGACCTTGCGTCAGCGCTTTACGAGCAGATCGTGGAGTATTCGATCGCGCATGAACTGAAGGTGTTCGACGCGCGCCAGCCGCGCGGCTGA
- a CDS encoding AI-2E family transporter: protein MAEQSLEEKPSPPPATVAHDHHESEDESWRRDRLLSSLNLLVAVALFFSIPFALKAGAAFFLPVTVAFTVAVTLVPPLEWLERHRVPSSLAALLCVTGAVLIINAAIAAILFPAMNWLTLLPQRLGKLRETLAPLLDAYASLQRFVDQIMSIMSQRAPHAPAQVTVTTPNSLVDLIAASAPGAIIQMLFGLLLIYFFLSTWTRMRATTILSRSSLTGSIRMARTIRDMVNATAAYIGTITVINLAMGALVSLVVWMLGMPTPLMWGGLAALFNYVPYVGPTVTTAMLAFGGLLAFDDVYSAMLPALAFLGIHALEANFITPLLVGRRLTINPLLILLALSFWGWVWGTIGALLSVPLLIMMRVLLESAGKPDIAGFLFEERLLGAGHHEFHDHHEPPLDRPKPSP, encoded by the coding sequence GTGGCTGAGCAGTCACTTGAGGAAAAGCCGTCGCCGCCTCCCGCCACCGTTGCCCATGATCATCACGAGTCGGAAGACGAATCCTGGCGGCGCGACCGGCTGCTTTCATCGCTCAATCTGCTGGTGGCGGTGGCGCTGTTTTTCAGCATTCCGTTCGCGCTGAAGGCGGGGGCGGCGTTCTTCCTTCCGGTGACGGTCGCCTTCACCGTGGCGGTCACGCTGGTGCCGCCGCTTGAATGGCTGGAACGGCATCGGGTGCCGTCGTCGCTTGCGGCGCTGCTCTGCGTCACCGGGGCGGTGCTGATCATCAACGCGGCGATCGCAGCGATCCTGTTTCCGGCGATGAACTGGCTGACGCTGCTGCCGCAGCGCCTGGGCAAGCTGCGCGAAACGCTTGCGCCGTTGCTGGATGCCTATGCAAGCCTGCAAAGGTTCGTCGACCAGATCATGAGCATCATGAGCCAGCGCGCACCCCACGCGCCCGCGCAGGTGACGGTCACCACTCCGAACTCGCTTGTGGACCTGATCGCCGCTTCAGCGCCGGGCGCGATCATTCAGATGCTGTTCGGCCTACTGCTGATCTATTTCTTCCTGTCCACCTGGACGCGGATGCGCGCCACCACCATCCTGAGCAGATCGTCACTGACCGGATCGATCCGGATGGCGCGGACGATCCGCGACATGGTGAACGCGACCGCCGCCTATATAGGCACCATCACGGTCATCAACCTGGCGATGGGCGCGCTCGTCTCCCTCGTCGTCTGGATGCTGGGCATGCCGACGCCGCTGATGTGGGGCGGCCTGGCGGCGCTGTTCAACTATGTGCCCTATGTCGGTCCGACGGTGACGACCGCGATGCTGGCGTTCGGCGGACTGCTCGCCTTCGATGACGTCTACAGCGCGATGCTGCCCGCATTGGCGTTTCTGGGAATCCATGCGCTTGAGGCCAATTTCATCACGCCCCTGCTGGTCGGGCGGCGGCTGACGATCAATCCGTTGCTGATCCTGCTTGCGCTCAGTTTCTGGGGATGGGTTTGGGGCACCATCGGGGCGCTGCTTTCAGTCCCGCTTCTCATCATGATGCGCGTGCTTCTGGAGAGCGCGGGAAAGCCCGATATCGCCGGATTCCTGTTCGAGGAAAGGCTGCTGGGCGCCGGTCATCACGAGTTTCACGATCATCACGAACCGCCGCTTGACAGGCCGAAACCCAGTCCCTAG
- a CDS encoding DUF3617 domain-containing protein, whose amino-acid sequence MRQFAAAAIAGASIFAASAAHADAPIQPGLWEMKSAVTDVNMPGAPPQMLEMMKKPQTMRHCVTPDQASRGPQELLKQSQGQCKFSKYDFRAGRVNAVMECNSRERGSMTVTTEGRFTPSSYATTSKMVMNSPMGTMNITSSGTGKRIGTCKG is encoded by the coding sequence ATGCGCCAGTTTGCCGCCGCCGCCATTGCCGGGGCGTCCATCTTCGCCGCCAGCGCGGCCCATGCCGATGCGCCGATCCAGCCCGGTTTGTGGGAGATGAAATCCGCCGTCACCGATGTGAACATGCCGGGCGCGCCGCCCCAGATGCTGGAGATGATGAAGAAACCGCAGACGATGAGGCATTGCGTGACGCCCGATCAGGCGAGCAGGGGACCGCAGGAACTGCTGAAGCAGAGCCAGGGTCAGTGCAAATTCAGCAAATACGACTTTCGCGCCGGGCGGGTGAACGCGGTCATGGAGTGCAATTCACGCGAGCGCGGATCGATGACCGTAACCACCGAAGGCAGATTCACGCCTTCCAGCTATGCGACCACGAGCAAGATGGTGATGAACTCGCCGATGGGGACGATGAACATCACTTCCAGCGGCACGGGCAAGCGCATCGGCACCTGCAAGGGTTGA
- the uvrB gene encoding excinuclease ABC subunit UvrB: MSIQIRTNLSEPETSPMFMPHRPERPPKSEGGKKFKLVSDYQPSGDQPTAIAELVAQAREGERNQVLLGVTGSGKTFTMAKVVEALQRPALVLAPNKILAAQLYGEFKSFFPENAVEYFVSYYDYYQPEAYVARTDTYIEKESSINEAIDRMRHSATRALLERDDVLIVASVSCLYGIGSVETYSAMTFSLAKGQTHDPREIIRKLVALQYKRNEAAFQRGAFRVRGDTIELFPSHYEDTAWRITFFGDEIEEIVEFDPLTGKKVASLDHVKIYANSHYVTPGPTLKQATEAIRHELAERLKELVAEGRLLEAQRLEQRTNFDLEMIAATGSCAGIENYSRFLTGRLPGEPPPTLFEYLPENALLFVDESHVTIGQVNGMSRGDHRRKLTLAEYGFRLPSAIDNRPLRFNEWDAMRPQSVFVSATPGSWEMEQTSGVFTEQVIRPTGLVDPPVTVRPVEHQVDDLIYEAKAAAAQGYRTLVTTLTKRMAEDLTEYLHEAGMRVRYMHSDVETLERIELIRDLRLGVYDVLVGINLLREGLDIPECGLVAILDADKEGFLRSETSLIQTIGRAARNVEGRVILYGDRMTGSMERAIAETDRRREKQVAYNEANGITPTTIKRNIADVVAHVASGDYVTPEIDEETSNLVGHNLRAYIEDLEKRMRKAAGDLEFEEAARLRDEIRKLEQQELGLPPDQHHAPVKGRSMAGAPGTRATRFGKAKMARATRRSR, encoded by the coding sequence ATGTCCATCCAGATCCGCACCAACCTGTCCGAGCCTGAAACTTCGCCCATGTTCATGCCGCACCGGCCTGAACGTCCGCCGAAGTCGGAAGGCGGCAAGAAGTTCAAGCTGGTGAGCGACTATCAGCCGTCCGGCGACCAGCCGACGGCCATCGCGGAGTTGGTCGCGCAGGCGCGCGAGGGGGAGCGCAATCAGGTGCTGCTCGGCGTCACCGGATCGGGCAAGACCTTCACCATGGCCAAGGTGGTGGAGGCGCTGCAGCGCCCTGCCCTTGTGCTTGCCCCCAACAAGATCCTCGCCGCCCAGCTTTATGGCGAGTTCAAGAGCTTCTTTCCCGAAAATGCGGTCGAATATTTCGTCAGCTATTACGACTATTATCAGCCCGAAGCCTATGTGGCCCGCACCGACACCTATATCGAGAAGGAAAGCTCGATAAACGAGGCGATCGACCGGATGCGCCACTCCGCCACGCGCGCGCTGCTGGAGCGCGACGACGTGCTGATCGTGGCGTCGGTGTCGTGTCTTTACGGCATAGGGTCGGTCGAAACCTATTCGGCAATGACGTTCAGCCTCGCCAAGGGGCAGACGCACGACCCGCGCGAGATCATCAGGAAGCTGGTGGCCCTCCAGTACAAACGCAACGAGGCCGCCTTCCAGCGCGGGGCGTTCCGCGTGCGCGGCGACACGATCGAGCTTTTCCCCTCGCACTATGAGGACACCGCCTGGCGCATCACCTTCTTCGGGGACGAGATCGAGGAGATCGTCGAGTTCGATCCGCTCACTGGCAAGAAGGTCGCCTCGCTCGATCATGTGAAGATCTACGCCAATTCGCACTATGTCACGCCCGGCCCCACGCTGAAACAGGCAACCGAGGCGATCAGGCATGAATTGGCCGAGCGGCTGAAGGAGCTGGTCGCCGAAGGCCGGCTGCTGGAGGCGCAGCGGCTGGAGCAGCGCACCAACTTTGACCTGGAGATGATCGCCGCCACCGGATCGTGCGCGGGGATTGAGAACTACAGTCGCTTCCTCACCGGACGCCTGCCGGGCGAGCCGCCGCCGACGCTGTTCGAATATTTGCCCGAAAATGCGTTGCTGTTCGTCGATGAAAGCCATGTCACCATCGGCCAGGTGAACGGCATGTCGCGCGGCGACCACCGCCGCAAGCTGACGCTGGCCGAATATGGCTTTCGCCTGCCGTCCGCCATCGACAATCGCCCGCTGCGCTTCAACGAATGGGATGCGATGCGGCCGCAATCGGTGTTCGTCTCGGCGACGCCGGGGTCGTGGGAGATGGAGCAGACGAGCGGCGTCTTCACCGAACAGGTGATCCGCCCGACCGGGCTTGTCGATCCGCCCGTGACCGTGCGCCCGGTGGAGCATCAGGTGGACGACCTGATCTATGAGGCAAAGGCGGCTGCGGCCCAGGGATATCGCACGCTGGTGACCACGCTCACCAAGCGCATGGCCGAAGACCTGACCGAATATCTGCACGAGGCGGGCATGAGGGTCCGCTACATGCATTCGGATGTCGAGACGCTGGAGCGCATCGAACTGATCCGCGACCTGCGCCTTGGCGTCTATGACGTGCTCGTCGGCATCAACCTGCTGCGCGAGGGACTGGACATTCCGGAATGCGGGCTGGTCGCCATCCTGGACGCCGACAAGGAGGGGTTCCTCAGATCGGAAACCTCGCTGATCCAGACCATCGGGCGCGCGGCCCGCAACGTGGAAGGCCGCGTGATCCTCTATGGCGACCGGATGACCGGATCGATGGAACGCGCAATCGCCGAGACCGACCGGCGGCGGGAGAAGCAGGTCGCCTATAATGAGGCGAACGGAATCACCCCCACCACCATCAAGCGCAACATCGCCGATGTCGTCGCGCATGTGGCGTCCGGCGACTATGTCACGCCCGAAATCGACGAGGAGACGTCAAATCTCGTCGGCCACAATCTGCGCGCCTATATCGAAGACCTTGAAAAGCGGATGCGGAAAGCAGCGGGCGACCTTGAGTTCGAGGAGGCCGCCCGTCTGCGTGACGAGATCAGAAAGCTGGAGCAACAGGAACTGGGCCTGCCGCCCGATCAGCATCACGCCCCGGTAAAGGGCCGTTCGATGGCGGGCGCGCCGGGCACGCGTGCGACCCGCTTCGGCAAGGCGAAGATGGCGCGCGCGACCCGCAGAAGCCGCTAG